The Xanthomonas sontii genome contains a region encoding:
- a CDS encoding methylmalonyl-CoA mutase family protein — MSLPASRVPLPQTDASPLRFVTAASLFDGHDAAINIMRRLIQAQGAEVIHLGHNRSVEDVVRAALHEDADAIALSSYQGGHVEYFKYMVDMLRERGAAHVRVFGGGGGTITPEEIAELQAYGVERIYHPNDGMKMGLVEMIEDVVARAGRARDSGPGTRDPEQAGIPLPGIDDEIGIGRMLSAIEDGAFSEAELALLRKQWQSGLPGTIGSRVPGPGSRSGRTAPVLGLTGTGGAGKSSVTDELLNRFLASFPQMRIAVVSVDPSRRRTGGALLGDRIRMNALRSPRVYMRSMATRRQHAATNRVLKDCIALLKAVGYDLVIVETAGIGQSDSEIVDLVDFPVYVMTSDYGAPSQLEKIDMLDFAELVVLNKYDRRGAEDALRDVRKQWRRNRAAFQLEDEAVPVYPTIASQFNDPGVSWMFVNLCRLLRDKLTAQADAAAGPPAHCDFRPQLDTTLKEPRATVLIPGARVRYLAEIAEQGRAINAGVLRQAEAADRAQAFWQALHELQDPQLPAQLELYAAQDLLPASRASADASADAVDASLLLLRQRYNDALQSLSSESLKLLREWPQRLKSITDPVTEYAVRGKPIRVENYRQSLSHQSIPKIAAPRYKSWGELLTFLGKENLPGSYPYTGGVYPYRRTGEDPIRMFAGEGTPERTNRRFHYLSVGQPAARLSTAFDSVTLYGEDPAPRPDIYGKIGNSGVNIPTLDDMKKLYSGFDLCAPTTSVSMTINGPAPMILAMFMNTAIDQQVEKYLKADAQRWAQAEQTLARLFEGRERPRYHGELPPGNDGLGLALLGVSGDQLLDAETYAQIKAQTLSSVRGTVQADILKEDQAQNTCIFSTEFALRMMGDIQQYFVEQKVRNFYSVSISGYHIAEAGANPISQLAFTLSNGFTIVEYYLARGMHIDDFAPNLSFFFSNGMDPEYTVIGRVARRIWARAMRERYGGNERSQMMKYHIQTSGRSLHAQEIQFNDIRTTLQALYALFDNCNSLHTNAYDEAITTPTEESVRRAVAIQMIINKELGLNFCENPWQGSFIVEQLTDLVEEAVYKEFEAISERGGVLGAMDTMYQRGKIQEESLYYEHKKHDGSLPLVGVNTFLPKEHAGETATEIELIRSTEQEKDQQIGNVRDWQQRRNALALVAGGAGLGALQRTARERRNVFAALMEAVKTHSLGQISHALYEVGGEYRRNM; from the coding sequence ATGAGCCTTCCCGCGTCCCGCGTTCCGTTGCCGCAGACCGACGCCAGTCCCCTGCGTTTCGTCACCGCCGCCAGCCTGTTCGACGGCCACGATGCGGCGATCAACATCATGCGCCGCCTGATCCAGGCGCAGGGCGCCGAGGTGATCCATCTCGGCCACAACCGCAGCGTCGAGGACGTGGTGCGCGCGGCGCTGCACGAGGATGCCGACGCGATCGCGCTGTCGTCCTACCAAGGCGGCCACGTGGAGTACTTCAAGTACATGGTGGACATGCTGCGCGAGCGCGGCGCCGCGCATGTACGGGTGTTCGGCGGCGGTGGCGGCACCATCACCCCGGAGGAAATCGCCGAACTGCAGGCCTACGGCGTGGAGCGCATCTACCACCCCAACGACGGCATGAAGATGGGCCTGGTGGAGATGATCGAGGACGTGGTGGCGCGGGCAGGGCGGGCGCGGGACTCGGGACCCGGGACCCGGGACCCGGAACAGGCCGGCATTCCGCTTCCGGGCATCGACGACGAGATCGGCATCGGCAGGATGTTGTCGGCCATCGAGGACGGGGCGTTCTCCGAAGCGGAGCTGGCGCTGCTGCGCAAGCAGTGGCAATCCGGCCTGCCGGGCACCATCGGGTCCCGGGTCCCCGGTCCCGGGTCCCGCAGCGGGCGCACCGCGCCCGTGCTCGGCCTCACCGGCACCGGCGGTGCCGGCAAGTCTTCGGTCACCGACGAACTGCTCAACCGCTTCCTGGCCAGCTTCCCGCAGATGCGCATCGCGGTGGTGTCGGTGGACCCCAGCCGCCGCCGCACCGGCGGTGCGCTGCTCGGCGACCGCATCCGCATGAACGCGCTGCGCAGCCCGCGCGTGTACATGCGCTCGATGGCCACGCGGCGCCAGCACGCCGCCACCAACCGGGTGCTGAAGGACTGCATCGCGTTGTTGAAGGCGGTCGGCTACGACCTGGTGATCGTGGAGACCGCCGGCATCGGCCAGAGCGATTCGGAGATCGTCGACCTGGTCGATTTCCCGGTGTACGTGATGACCAGCGACTACGGTGCGCCGAGCCAGCTGGAGAAGATCGACATGCTCGACTTCGCGGAACTGGTGGTGCTGAACAAGTACGACCGGCGCGGCGCCGAGGACGCGCTGCGCGACGTGCGCAAGCAGTGGCGGCGCAACCGCGCGGCGTTCCAGTTGGAGGACGAGGCGGTGCCGGTGTATCCGACCATCGCCAGCCAGTTCAACGACCCGGGCGTGAGCTGGATGTTCGTCAATCTGTGCCGTCTGCTGCGCGACAAGCTGACGGCGCAGGCCGATGCCGCCGCTGGCCCGCCGGCGCACTGCGATTTCCGCCCGCAGCTCGACACCACGCTGAAGGAGCCGCGCGCCACCGTGCTGATTCCCGGCGCACGCGTGCGCTACCTGGCCGAGATCGCCGAGCAGGGCCGGGCGATCAATGCCGGGGTGCTGCGCCAAGCCGAGGCCGCCGACCGTGCGCAGGCGTTCTGGCAGGCGCTGCACGAACTGCAGGATCCGCAACTGCCGGCGCAGCTGGAACTGTATGCGGCGCAGGATCTGCTGCCGGCGTCGCGTGCATCCGCCGATGCGTCCGCCGACGCCGTCGACGCCAGCCTGCTGCTCCTGCGCCAGCGCTACAACGATGCCTTGCAGTCGCTGTCCAGCGAATCGCTGAAACTGCTGCGCGAGTGGCCGCAGCGGCTGAAGTCGATCACCGACCCGGTCACCGAATACGCGGTACGCGGCAAGCCGATCCGGGTGGAGAACTACCGGCAGTCGCTGAGCCACCAGTCCATTCCGAAGATCGCCGCGCCGCGCTACAAGAGCTGGGGCGAACTGCTGACCTTCCTCGGCAAGGAGAACCTGCCCGGCAGCTATCCGTACACCGGCGGCGTGTATCCGTACCGGCGCACCGGCGAGGATCCGATCCGCATGTTCGCCGGCGAGGGCACGCCCGAGCGCACCAACCGGCGCTTCCACTACCTGAGCGTCGGCCAGCCGGCCGCACGCCTGTCCACGGCCTTCGACAGCGTCACCCTGTACGGCGAGGACCCGGCGCCGCGCCCGGACATCTACGGCAAGATCGGCAACTCCGGGGTCAACATCCCGACCCTGGACGACATGAAGAAGCTGTACTCCGGCTTCGACCTGTGCGCGCCGACCACCAGCGTGTCGATGACCATCAACGGTCCGGCGCCGATGATCCTGGCGATGTTCATGAACACCGCCATCGACCAGCAGGTGGAGAAGTATCTGAAGGCCGACGCGCAGCGCTGGGCCCAGGCCGAGCAGACGCTGGCCCGGTTGTTCGAAGGCCGCGAACGCCCGCGCTATCACGGCGAGTTGCCGCCGGGCAACGACGGCCTCGGCCTGGCCCTGCTCGGGGTCAGCGGCGACCAGTTGCTGGACGCGGAGACCTACGCGCAGATCAAGGCGCAGACCCTATCCAGCGTGCGCGGCACGGTGCAGGCCGACATCCTCAAGGAGGATCAGGCGCAGAACACCTGCATCTTCAGCACCGAGTTCGCGCTGCGGATGATGGGCGACATCCAGCAGTATTTCGTCGAGCAGAAGGTGCGCAACTTCTACTCGGTGTCGATCTCCGGCTATCACATCGCCGAGGCCGGCGCGAACCCCATCAGCCAGCTCGCCTTTACCCTCAGCAACGGTTTCACCATCGTCGAGTACTACCTGGCGCGCGGCATGCACATCGACGATTTCGCGCCGAACCTGAGCTTCTTCTTCAGCAACGGCATGGACCCGGAGTACACGGTGATCGGCCGCGTGGCGCGGCGGATCTGGGCACGGGCGATGCGCGAGCGCTACGGCGGCAACGAGCGCAGCCAGATGATGAAGTACCACATCCAGACCTCGGGCCGTTCGCTGCACGCCCAGGAGATCCAGTTCAACGACATCCGCACCACGCTGCAGGCGCTGTACGCGCTGTTCGACAACTGCAACAGCCTGCACACCAACGCCTACGACGAGGCGATCACCACGCCGACCGAGGAGAGCGTGCGCCGCGCGGTGGCGATCCAGATGATCATCAACAAGGAGCTGGGGCTGAACTTCTGCGAGAACCCCTGGCAGGGCAGCTTCATCGTCGAGCAGCTCACCGACCTGGTGGAAGAAGCGGTGTACAAGGAGTTCGAGGCGATCAGCGAGCGCGGTGGCGTGCTCGGCGCGATGGACACCATGTACCAGCGCGGCAAGATCCAGGAAGAGAGTCTGTACTACGAACACAAGAAGCACGACGGCAGTCTGCCGCTGGTCGGGGTCAACACCTTCCTGCCCAAGGAGCATGCCGGCGAGACCGCGACCGAGATCGAGCTGATCCGCTCCACTGAGCAGGAAAAGGATCAGCAGATCGGCAACGTGCGCGACTGGCAGCAGCGCCGCAACGCGCTGGCGCTGGTCGCCGGTGGCGCCGGCCTGGGCGCGTTGCAGCGCACCGCGCGCGAGCGCCGCAACGTGTTCGCGGCGCTGATGGAGGCGGTCAAGACTCACAGCCTGGGCCAGATCAGCCATGCGCTGTACGAGGTGGGCGGCGAGTATCGGCGCAACATGTAG
- a CDS encoding Glu/Leu/Phe/Val dehydrogenase dimerization domain-containing protein produces the protein MLFETLANTGHEQVVFCHNRDVGLQAIIAIHNTVLGPALGGVRMRPYANTESALQDALRLSRTMTYKNALAGLNIGGGKAVIIGDPKSDKSEALFRAFGRYVDSLGGRYITAEDVGTDVNDMEQIYLETEYVTGVHQVHGGSGDPAPFTAYGALQALMASLQRKFGHEEIGKTSIAVQGLGHIGMELVKLLKERGAKLYVTDLDPALVARAVAEYGAEAVDPDDIYDVAADVLAPCAMESALDEAKLPRLKVKIVCGTANNQLANAAVGEELHRRGILYAPDYAVNAGGVMNVSLEIDGYNRERAMRLIRSMYHNLGKIFDLSERENIPPQQAADRIAEARMQAIGKLKLPLGRTAPRSMGHLRGE, from the coding sequence ATGCTTTTCGAAACGCTAGCCAACACCGGCCACGAACAGGTCGTCTTCTGCCACAACCGCGACGTGGGACTGCAGGCGATCATCGCCATCCACAACACCGTACTCGGCCCCGCGCTGGGCGGCGTGCGCATGCGCCCCTACGCCAACACCGAGTCCGCCCTGCAGGACGCGCTGCGGCTCAGCCGCACCATGACCTACAAGAACGCGCTGGCCGGGCTCAACATCGGCGGCGGCAAGGCGGTGATCATCGGCGACCCGAAGAGCGACAAGTCCGAAGCGCTGTTCCGCGCCTTCGGCCGCTACGTCGATTCGCTGGGCGGCCGCTACATCACCGCCGAGGACGTCGGCACCGACGTCAACGATATGGAGCAGATCTACCTGGAGACCGAGTACGTCACCGGCGTGCACCAGGTGCACGGCGGCTCCGGCGACCCGGCCCCGTTCACCGCCTACGGCGCGCTGCAGGCGCTGATGGCCTCGCTGCAGCGCAAGTTCGGCCACGAGGAGATCGGCAAGACCAGCATCGCCGTGCAGGGCCTGGGCCACATCGGCATGGAGCTGGTGAAGCTGCTCAAGGAACGCGGCGCCAAGCTGTACGTGACCGACCTGGACCCGGCGCTGGTCGCGCGCGCGGTGGCCGAATACGGCGCCGAAGCGGTGGACCCGGACGATATCTACGACGTCGCCGCCGATGTGCTGGCGCCGTGCGCCATGGAGAGCGCGCTCGACGAGGCCAAGCTACCGCGGCTCAAGGTCAAGATCGTCTGCGGCACCGCCAACAACCAGTTGGCCAATGCCGCGGTCGGCGAGGAACTGCACCGCCGCGGCATCCTCTACGCGCCCGACTACGCGGTCAACGCCGGCGGCGTGATGAACGTGTCGCTGGAGATCGACGGCTACAACCGCGAACGCGCGATGCGGCTGATCCGCAGCATGTACCACAATCTCGGCAAGATCTTCGACCTGTCCGAGCGCGAGAACATTCCGCCGCAACAGGCCGCCGACCGCATCGCCGAGGCGCGCATGCAGGCGATCGGCAAGCTCAAGCTGCCGCTGGGCCGCACCGCGCCGCGTTCGATGGGCCATCTGCGCGGCGAGTGA
- a CDS encoding S8 family serine peptidase, with protein MARSLLAAAVAVALTSCGGGGGGGGNLTHGTPPPTSPPPPPPPPPPPPPPTSPPPTSPPPPQPAFDAHLTLTNTLAAHNAGYDGSGYRIGVVDTGVNRNHPALAGRVVSNLIYVDPSQNNTKVDDVDGHGTTVAQLAAGKSVGQWPGGIAPGAQIVSARIISDTPPKDDGSGSGNQVSGGLGLTQVHQDLINAGVKVMNNSWGGIYWTDLNSTNAIAAEYRPFVLGNGGLVVFAAGNESKSTPSDIASLPSKAGPNGTLPAADLERGWLVVAATDSSTGTQLASYSNACGAAMRYCLVAPGTEVFVDPKATTATSNPDYYYGSGTSFAAPLVSGAAALVWQAFPYFTNDLVRQTLLGTATDLGTPGVDATFGYGLLNVGKAVQGPGRFDWGDVTVGFTGNSTWANNIAGSGGLIKQGSGTLNLSGTQNTYSGDTQVQGGTLSAASLGSSNVAISNGATFVGTGALGGSVANAGTFQVGAATLSLSGNYVQSSNGRLALLVGDKLSVGGSATLQGGSLYVLGKRDYVVNNTAYTVLQANGGLTGTFASVTTPSNVFLTSSLSYDATSASITVQSLSVTAAAASFGNITAATLASATRVDAAFAQLNTQLSHDPATVDGALLKAAGAVQQSPSVAAASATLRSLSGEAHAAATAMTFDTMDLQRRALSSRFDTLVDQPRAVGAWSQRLGETGQGSFAGSQFQLDGWLMGQDLRLGEHAVAGFAFGESRASDAGSLDRSRNRQVQGQAYLGAMAGNAYALAQLGSGQYQRQLDRSLLLGDTVADASSRYAGRFLSYSVEVGYRLGRGPAWLTPYAGADYSRIDSDGFREQGGDGFGLMAGAASSSRSQALAGLRGGFGGRGWSLQGYAEWQQTLAAQGLDRQASFVGVNAWAPLVDLQPARSGGLFGASLQTRWNGGLLGLGYDQRFGPRGDDRAVSLRYRLGF; from the coding sequence ATGGCACGGTCGCTATTGGCGGCCGCGGTAGCGGTTGCGCTCACCTCGTGCGGTGGCGGCGGTGGCGGTGGCGGAAATCTGACCCATGGCACTCCGCCACCGACCTCTCCGCCTCCGCCCCCACCACCGCCGCCGCCTCCGCCGCCGCCGACGTCGCCACCTCCGACCTCGCCGCCGCCGCCCCAGCCGGCGTTCGACGCGCACCTGACCCTGACCAATACGCTGGCTGCGCACAACGCCGGCTACGACGGCAGCGGTTACCGCATCGGCGTGGTCGACACCGGCGTCAACCGCAACCATCCGGCGCTGGCCGGGCGGGTGGTGTCGAACCTGATCTACGTCGATCCGAGCCAGAACAACACCAAGGTCGACGACGTCGACGGCCACGGCACCACCGTGGCGCAGCTGGCGGCAGGCAAGTCGGTCGGACAGTGGCCGGGCGGCATCGCGCCGGGCGCGCAGATCGTGTCCGCGCGCATCATTTCCGACACGCCGCCCAAGGACGACGGCAGCGGCAGCGGCAACCAGGTCAGCGGCGGACTGGGCCTGACCCAGGTGCACCAGGACCTGATCAATGCCGGCGTCAAGGTGATGAACAACTCGTGGGGCGGCATCTACTGGACCGACCTGAACTCGACCAATGCCATCGCCGCCGAGTACCGTCCGTTCGTGCTCGGCAACGGTGGCCTGGTGGTGTTCGCCGCCGGCAACGAATCCAAGTCCACGCCCTCGGACATCGCTTCGCTGCCCAGCAAGGCCGGCCCCAACGGCACCCTGCCGGCGGCGGACCTGGAGCGCGGCTGGCTGGTGGTGGCGGCAACCGATTCGAGCACCGGCACGCAACTGGCCTCGTACTCCAACGCCTGCGGCGCGGCGATGCGCTACTGCCTGGTCGCGCCCGGCACCGAGGTGTTCGTCGATCCCAAGGCGACCACCGCCACCAGCAACCCCGACTACTACTACGGCAGCGGCACCTCGTTCGCGGCGCCGCTGGTGTCCGGCGCGGCGGCGCTGGTCTGGCAGGCCTTCCCGTACTTCACCAACGATCTGGTCCGGCAGACCCTGCTCGGCACTGCCACCGACCTGGGTACGCCCGGCGTGGACGCGACCTTCGGCTACGGCCTGCTCAACGTCGGCAAGGCGGTGCAGGGACCGGGCCGCTTCGACTGGGGCGACGTGACGGTGGGATTCACCGGCAATTCGACCTGGGCCAACAACATCGCCGGCAGCGGCGGGCTGATCAAGCAGGGCAGCGGCACGCTGAATCTCAGCGGCACCCAGAACACCTACAGCGGCGACACCCAGGTGCAGGGCGGCACGCTCAGCGCGGCCAGCCTGGGCAGCTCGAACGTGGCGATCAGCAATGGCGCCACCTTCGTCGGCACCGGCGCGCTCGGCGGCAGCGTCGCCAATGCCGGCACCTTCCAGGTCGGTGCGGCCACGCTGAGCCTGAGCGGCAACTACGTGCAGAGCAGCAACGGCCGCCTGGCGCTGCTGGTCGGCGACAAGCTCTCGGTCGGCGGCAGCGCCACCCTGCAGGGCGGTTCGCTGTACGTGCTCGGCAAGCGCGACTACGTGGTCAACAACACCGCGTACACGGTGCTGCAGGCCAACGGCGGGCTCACCGGCACCTTCGCCTCGGTGACCACGCCGTCGAACGTGTTCCTGACCTCGTCGCTGTCCTACGACGCCACCAGCGCCTCGATCACCGTGCAGTCGCTGAGCGTCACCGCGGCCGCGGCCAGCTTCGGCAACATCACCGCCGCCACGCTGGCCTCCGCGACGCGCGTGGATGCGGCGTTCGCGCAGCTCAACACGCAGCTGAGTCACGACCCGGCCACGGTCGATGGCGCACTGCTCAAGGCGGCCGGCGCGGTGCAGCAGTCGCCGAGCGTGGCGGCGGCGTCGGCGACGCTGCGCAGCCTGTCCGGCGAGGCGCATGCCGCGGCCACCGCGATGACCTTCGACACCATGGACCTGCAGCGGCGCGCGCTGTCCAGCCGCTTCGATACGCTGGTCGACCAACCGCGCGCGGTCGGCGCCTGGAGCCAGCGCCTGGGCGAGACCGGGCAGGGCAGCTTCGCCGGCAGCCAGTTCCAGCTCGATGGCTGGCTGATGGGCCAGGACCTGCGCCTGGGCGAGCACGCGGTGGCTGGCTTCGCCTTCGGCGAGAGCCGTGCCAGCGACGCCGGCAGCCTGGACCGCAGCCGCAACCGCCAGGTGCAGGGCCAGGCCTATCTCGGCGCGATGGCGGGCAATGCGTACGCGCTGGCGCAACTGGGTAGCGGCCAGTACCAGCGCCAGCTCGACCGCAGCCTGCTGCTCGGCGACACCGTCGCCGACGCCTCCAGCCGCTACGCCGGTCGCTTCCTGTCCTACAGCGTGGAGGTCGGCTATCGGCTCGGGCGCGGCCCGGCGTGGCTGACCCCGTATGCCGGCGCCGACTACAGCCGCATCGACAGCGATGGCTTCCGCGAACAGGGGGGCGATGGCTTCGGGCTGATGGCCGGTGCCGCCAGTTCCTCGCGCAGCCAGGCCTTGGCCGGCCTGCGCGGCGGATTCGGCGGGCGCGGCTGGTCGCTGCAGGGCTATGCCGAGTGGCAGCAGACGCTGGCCGCGCAGGGACTGGACCGGCAGGCCAGCTTCGTCGGCGTGAACGCGTGGGCGCCGCTGGTGGACCTGCAGCCGGCGCGTTCGGGCGGCCTGTTCGGCGCCAGCCTGCAGACCCGCTGGAACGGCGGGCTGCTGGGGCTGGGCTACGACCAGCGCTTCGGCCCGCGTGGCGACGACCGCGCGGTGTCGCTGCGCTATCGCCTGGGCTTCTGA
- a CDS encoding thiolase family protein: protein MTEIVIAAAKRTAIGAFLGQFNGVPTPTLGAAAIRAALEQSGIPAADVSEVIMGCVLPANLGQAPARQAARAAGVPDGTGATTINKVCGSGMKAVMLGHDLIKAGSASIVVAGGMESMSNAPHLLPNSRTGNRYGNFQAVDHMAWDGLTNPDDGQAMGVFGEATAEKFGFSRQDQDAFAIESVNRAQAAQRDGAFADEIVPVAVATRKGEVRVDSDEQPGKSDVTKIPALKPAFKKDGTVTAASSSSISDGAAALVLLGADEAARRGVAPLARIVGHATFSQAPEWFTTAPVGAIRKLLDQVGWSLDDVDLFEINEAFAVVAMVPIKELGLDHAKVNVHGGACALGHPIGASGARLLVTLLNALRSRGGRRGIATLCIGGGEATAVAIELI from the coding sequence ATGACCGAGATCGTCATCGCCGCGGCCAAGCGCACCGCCATCGGCGCGTTCCTGGGCCAGTTCAACGGCGTGCCCACGCCGACGCTGGGCGCCGCGGCCATCCGCGCCGCGCTGGAGCAGTCCGGCATCCCCGCCGCCGACGTTTCCGAAGTCATCATGGGCTGCGTGCTGCCGGCCAACCTCGGCCAGGCCCCGGCACGTCAGGCCGCGCGCGCGGCCGGCGTGCCCGACGGCACCGGCGCCACCACCATCAACAAGGTCTGCGGCTCGGGCATGAAGGCGGTGATGCTGGGACACGACCTGATCAAGGCCGGTTCGGCCAGCATCGTCGTCGCCGGCGGCATGGAGTCGATGAGCAACGCGCCGCACCTGCTGCCGAACTCGCGCACCGGCAACCGCTACGGCAACTTCCAGGCGGTCGACCACATGGCCTGGGACGGCCTGACCAATCCCGACGACGGCCAGGCGATGGGCGTGTTCGGCGAGGCCACCGCGGAGAAGTTCGGCTTCAGCCGCCAGGACCAGGACGCGTTCGCGATCGAATCGGTGAACCGCGCGCAGGCCGCGCAGCGCGATGGCGCCTTCGCCGACGAGATCGTCCCGGTCGCCGTGGCCACCCGCAAGGGCGAGGTACGGGTCGACAGCGACGAGCAGCCGGGCAAGTCCGACGTGACCAAGATCCCGGCGCTGAAGCCGGCGTTCAAGAAGGACGGCACGGTCACCGCGGCCAGCTCCTCGAGCATCTCCGACGGCGCCGCCGCGCTGGTGCTGCTGGGCGCCGACGAGGCCGCCCGCCGCGGCGTCGCGCCGCTGGCGCGGATCGTCGGCCATGCGACCTTCTCGCAGGCGCCGGAATGGTTCACCACCGCGCCGGTGGGCGCGATCCGCAAGCTGCTTGACCAGGTCGGCTGGAGCCTGGACGACGTCGACCTGTTCGAGATCAACGAAGCCTTCGCCGTGGTGGCGATGGTGCCCATCAAGGAACTGGGCCTGGACCACGCCAAGGTCAACGTCCATGGCGGCGCCTGCGCGCTCGGCCATCCGATCGGCGCCTCCGGTGCGCGGCTGCTGGTGACATTGCTAAATGCGTTGCGCAGCCGTGGCGGCCGCCGCGGAATCGCGACGCTGTGCATCGGCGGTGGCGAAGCGACAGCGGTCGCCATCGAATTGATTTGA
- a CDS encoding diguanylate cyclase — protein sequence MPILQRVRARTRLALLFSAAVFVLIGAGVFYGAQRAISDAARVAHTHEVLRNIDEVQSTLLMTESSLRGYELTDNQAYLSLYYDSAERVPRQLAQLRKLVSDNPVQIANIQVLQQSMDTRLRQMREMLAVYQRDGLQALRQAMAPSVYQSSSAIRDQVQQMTDVELQLLQSRDTSNQRSADMLLVLALAGIPFGLGSVGVVYALLLRELRNRSNAEQAASVANEKMEASITELERTSADLNALSRYTGLLQSCVEPAEALTVTARLLAALMPDTGGSVYLLRASRDRAEEIVSWGQPPVGSEPAVAPQDCWALRRDKSHFVHAQGHDSACAHLREDPYAAGASTACIPLSAQGTQLGFVFLAGRGTGPLPRIAIAEAAAEQLSLALSNLRLRESLRLQSIRDPLTGLFNRRYLEESLNHELARCGRRQMPLSLLMLDVDHFKQFNDLHGHGGGDALLAAVGQMLSTRLRGEDIACRYGGEEFTVILPETGPEQAQAIAEQIRSAAQQLSATVDGKALPAVTMSIGVASYARDGVVATTLLRKADAALYRAKRCGRNQVQAYDLALDGMG from the coding sequence ATGCCGATTCTCCAACGTGTGCGGGCCAGGACCCGTCTAGCCCTGCTGTTCTCCGCCGCGGTCTTCGTGCTGATCGGCGCCGGCGTGTTCTACGGCGCACAACGCGCCATCTCCGACGCCGCACGCGTCGCGCATACCCACGAAGTGCTGCGCAACATCGACGAGGTGCAATCCACCTTGCTGATGACCGAATCCTCGTTGCGCGGCTACGAGTTGACCGACAACCAGGCCTATCTGAGCCTCTACTACGACAGCGCCGAACGCGTGCCGCGGCAGTTGGCGCAGCTGCGCAAGCTGGTTTCCGACAATCCCGTGCAGATCGCCAACATCCAGGTGCTGCAGCAGTCGATGGACACGCGCCTGCGGCAGATGCGGGAGATGCTCGCGGTGTACCAGCGCGACGGCCTGCAGGCGCTGCGGCAGGCGATGGCGCCCAGCGTGTACCAGAGCTCCAGCGCGATCCGCGACCAAGTGCAGCAGATGACCGACGTGGAACTGCAACTGCTGCAGAGCCGCGACACCTCCAACCAGCGCAGCGCCGACATGCTGCTGGTGCTCGCCCTGGCCGGCATCCCGTTCGGCCTGGGCAGCGTCGGCGTGGTGTACGCGCTGCTGCTGCGCGAACTGCGCAACCGCAGCAACGCCGAGCAGGCCGCCTCGGTCGCCAACGAGAAGATGGAAGCCAGCATCACCGAGCTGGAGCGCACCAGTGCCGACCTCAACGCGCTCAGCCGCTATACCGGCCTGCTGCAGAGTTGCGTGGAGCCGGCCGAGGCACTGACGGTGACCGCACGCCTGCTCGCCGCGCTGATGCCCGACACCGGCGGCAGCGTCTACCTGCTGCGCGCCTCGCGCGACCGCGCCGAGGAAATCGTCAGTTGGGGCCAGCCGCCGGTCGGCAGCGAGCCGGCCGTGGCGCCGCAGGACTGCTGGGCCTTGCGCCGCGACAAGAGCCACTTCGTGCATGCGCAGGGCCACGACTCGGCCTGCGCGCATCTGCGCGAGGATCCGTACGCGGCCGGTGCCAGCACCGCCTGCATTCCGTTGTCGGCTCAGGGCACCCAGTTGGGCTTTGTGTTCCTGGCCGGGCGCGGCACCGGTCCACTGCCGCGCATCGCCATCGCCGAGGCCGCCGCCGAGCAGCTGTCGCTGGCGCTGAGCAACCTGCGTCTGCGCGAGTCGCTGCGCCTGCAGTCGATCCGCGACCCGCTCACCGGCCTGTTCAACCGGCGCTACCTGGAAGAATCGCTCAACCACGAACTGGCCCGCTGCGGACGCCGGCAGATGCCGCTGTCGCTGCTGATGCTGGACGTGGACCACTTCAAGCAGTTCAACGACCTGCACGGCCACGGCGGCGGCGACGCCCTGCTGGCCGCGGTCGGGCAGATGCTGTCGACGCGGCTGCGCGGCGAGGACATCGCCTGCCGCTACGGCGGTGAGGAGTTCACGGTGATCCTGCCGGAGACCGGGCCGGAACAGGCGCAGGCCATCGCCGAACAGATCCGCAGCGCCGCCCAGCAATTGAGCGCGACCGTGGACGGCAAGGCGCTGCCGGCGGTGACCATGTCGATCGGCGTGGCCAGCTATGCGCGCGACGGCGTGGTCGCCACCACCCTGCTGCGCAAGGCCGATGCGGCGCTGTACCGGGCCAAGCGCTGCGGCCGCAACCAGGTGCAGGCCTACGACCTGGCGCTGGACGGCATGGGCTGA
- a CDS encoding polymer-forming cytoskeletal protein gives MSIWKDQGPARKDGLPPVPGNGALPPEPRPAGDAAPGEPLAAVAAAAPAARAPAPAPAAKESLIAADISIEGKIEGTGHIRIAGKFKGDVNVQGDLTIETGAKLSGGVRADKVVIAGELEGNIESASRVELLASGALIGDVKAGSLTVAAGSRMRGQADFGWDDDKHARKGGKPAESDAGA, from the coding sequence ATGTCAATCTGGAAAGACCAGGGTCCTGCGCGCAAGGATGGCCTGCCGCCCGTTCCCGGCAACGGCGCGTTGCCGCCGGAGCCGCGCCCGGCGGGCGATGCCGCCCCAGGCGAACCGCTCGCCGCGGTCGCCGCCGCCGCCCCTGCCGCCCGCGCCCCTGCGCCGGCACCCGCCGCGAAGGAATCGCTGATCGCCGCCGACATCAGCATCGAAGGCAAGATCGAGGGCACCGGCCACATTCGCATCGCCGGCAAGTTCAAGGGCGACGTCAACGTGCAGGGCGACCTCACCATCGAGACCGGCGCCAAGCTCAGCGGCGGCGTGCGCGCCGACAAGGTGGTGATCGCCGGCGAGCTGGAAGGCAACATCGAATCCGCCTCGCGAGTGGAACTGCTCGCCTCCGGCGCACTGATCGGCGACGTCAAGGCCGGCTCGCTGACCGTGGCCGCCGGCTCGCGCATGCGCGGCCAGGCCGACTTCGGCTGGGACGACGACAAACATGCCCGCAAGGGCGGCAAGCCCGCGGAGTCCGACGCCGGCGCATGA